The Vibrio tarriae genome includes a window with the following:
- a CDS encoding ABC-three component system protein yields MVEDNENYPASAISSWSGFVYQGKVALYHCLKLLLEGAPNFELQLDSTDDFAIYKNGVLASTHQVKAKVGKYRSSYNEALTKSATIELDRIAGTARYFHVSVAITDTTDYIDSNGEVVKFYSYGDNKYCGLGDIEALTKSVILQICKAKSIQLSSNLLDANYCVLSERISTKAVDIHRKIQVNGDSEKKAAYTNRISGQSILDDIININLCNDIEYFAIELKSRLHSYLEDKLEQSLPGMTEAVYQRARRLYEHIRDSEARELQTLCQLMKPSERFSRVQRVDIRRYSGLIHELDVEPIFEKLPHYRDKHKKFYIPTALDLPEVKEHDDCTSDILSEIKGNDDLLKLLFEYNNLIASRVKESFIIDTKITVSADLSDQETQDRIDSNIIKTLCISILTKEEAEVLLNDY; encoded by the coding sequence GTGGTCGAAGACAATGAAAATTATCCGGCCAGTGCCATTTCCAGTTGGAGTGGCTTCGTTTACCAGGGAAAAGTAGCCCTTTACCATTGCCTCAAGCTGCTACTTGAAGGTGCTCCGAACTTTGAACTTCAGCTGGATAGCACTGATGACTTTGCAATATATAAGAATGGTGTGCTTGCCAGTACTCACCAAGTAAAGGCAAAGGTTGGTAAGTACCGAAGTAGCTATAACGAAGCTCTAACAAAGTCAGCGACCATCGAACTCGATCGTATTGCAGGAACTGCTCGCTATTTCCATGTATCTGTTGCCATAACGGACACTACCGATTACATAGATAGTAATGGTGAGGTTGTTAAGTTTTACTCTTACGGCGACAATAAATATTGTGGTCTAGGAGACATCGAAGCCCTAACTAAATCGGTCATTTTGCAAATTTGCAAAGCTAAATCCATTCAACTCAGTTCAAATCTTCTAGACGCAAACTACTGTGTGCTCTCAGAGAGAATAAGCACAAAAGCTGTTGATATTCATAGAAAAATACAAGTCAACGGCGATTCCGAAAAAAAGGCTGCATACACAAATCGAATAAGCGGACAGAGCATTTTAGATGATATTATAAACATCAATCTATGCAATGATATTGAATACTTCGCTATCGAACTCAAGTCCAGGCTGCACTCGTATCTTGAGGATAAGCTAGAGCAGTCCCTCCCTGGGATGACTGAGGCTGTCTATCAGAGGGCGAGACGGCTGTATGAACATATTCGAGATTCTGAAGCGAGAGAATTACAGACTCTTTGCCAACTAATGAAACCATCAGAACGGTTTTCTCGAGTTCAGAGAGTAGATATCAGGCGTTACTCTGGACTCATTCATGAACTCGATGTTGAGCCAATATTCGAAAAGCTCCCTCACTATCGGGATAAACATAAGAAGTTCTATATTCCAACAGCGCTTGATTTACCTGAAGTCAAGGAGCATGACGATTGTACTTCGGACATACTAAGTGAAATAAAAGGTAACGATGACTTACTCAAATTGCTATTTGAGTACAATAATCTTATAGCATCCAGAGTCAAAGAATCGTTCATTATCGATACAAAAATTACTGTTAGTGCAGATCTTAGCGATCAGGAAACGCAAGATCGTATTGATAGCAATATCATCAAGACTCTCTGCATAAGCATTTTAACCAAGGAAGAGGCCGAGGTTCTATTAAATGATTACTGA
- a CDS encoding Tn7-like element transposition protein TnsE, which produces MTKIKGFGDDSLVVHIGDFFRYNNVSDWSIALWCRPIQEKKYTRLANIPILSRGKLINSQKRQSRRVDRIFTFKPGYQISAGTLSEFPELSTFQSVRDKEGIQNAFCFAGEKGDLVVLPQLELARAIFLVNSYLCRACLSSATLQLEFDVRPDLDRNHVDIHVLKTSTFPKSAFNQSGTKRLLAWLLTDPTAMASYQSIYRHYQLNREQKGALESWRFSFEPPPMTNWQLHVRGRYSADKRHYLVEEIIGIVFDVDIPNSIAFINSAFVRKEQNEEGVRAGSGGVNWQDSAEEFDVDDEESASDQNETLILEGDLSWVSFTKPFDVYKQETVKDSSKFMMDELSDREAGREVSTDEPWQGGTLPAADVGGKQDITDRERQFASRFKSFDHMLQVLVTKYKCSILQQETQSLPKVGRSKQHQLEDGSPRAIKAVRIRYKATEVVLLEVDTSDGIKMLSTKVLFGSKPEDWIDHFMQIRKGVVAKSISWPNELLDSLFGEHNHFGINHPKHQGAEAGNIPLESIESWALRFVQCIAS; this is translated from the coding sequence TTGACGAAAATCAAGGGATTTGGTGACGACTCTTTGGTGGTGCATATCGGTGACTTTTTCCGTTACAACAATGTATCTGACTGGTCGATCGCTTTGTGGTGTCGTCCTATTCAGGAAAAAAAATATACACGTCTAGCAAATATCCCCATTCTCAGTCGGGGGAAACTGATTAACAGCCAAAAACGACAATCTCGCCGGGTAGATCGAATATTCACTTTCAAACCTGGTTATCAGATTTCCGCTGGCACTTTGTCCGAATTCCCAGAATTAAGCACTTTCCAATCAGTCAGAGATAAAGAGGGCATTCAGAACGCATTCTGTTTCGCTGGCGAAAAAGGTGATCTGGTTGTATTGCCGCAACTTGAGCTCGCGCGGGCCATTTTCCTGGTGAACTCTTATCTATGCCGTGCTTGCCTCAGCAGTGCAACCTTACAATTAGAGTTTGACGTGCGCCCGGATCTGGATCGGAACCATGTTGACATTCATGTGCTGAAAACCAGCACCTTTCCTAAAAGTGCTTTTAATCAAAGCGGCACTAAACGATTGCTAGCATGGCTACTTACTGACCCAACAGCAATGGCGTCCTATCAAAGTATTTATCGTCATTATCAATTAAATCGGGAGCAGAAAGGGGCACTGGAGAGCTGGCGTTTTAGTTTTGAACCACCTCCGATGACCAATTGGCAACTTCATGTCAGGGGTAGGTACAGTGCAGATAAACGTCATTATTTAGTCGAAGAAATCATCGGTATTGTGTTTGATGTTGATATACCAAACAGCATTGCATTTATTAATTCTGCCTTTGTTAGAAAAGAGCAAAATGAGGAAGGTGTCCGTGCTGGTTCTGGCGGTGTGAACTGGCAAGACAGTGCTGAGGAGTTTGACGTCGATGACGAAGAATCCGCCTCTGACCAAAATGAAACTTTGATTTTAGAGGGGGATTTATCCTGGGTCAGTTTCACCAAGCCATTTGATGTCTACAAACAAGAAACGGTAAAAGACAGCAGTAAGTTCATGATGGACGAGCTGAGTGATAGAGAGGCGGGACGGGAGGTTAGTACAGATGAACCTTGGCAAGGTGGTACTTTGCCTGCCGCAGATGTTGGCGGCAAACAGGATATCACTGATCGGGAGCGACAGTTTGCCAGCCGCTTTAAAAGTTTTGATCACATGCTGCAGGTGTTAGTTACAAAGTACAAATGTTCAATATTGCAGCAAGAAACGCAGTCCCTTCCAAAAGTAGGACGCAGCAAACAACATCAGCTTGAAGATGGTTCGCCCAGGGCTATTAAAGCAGTCAGGATTCGTTACAAAGCAACTGAGGTTGTACTACTGGAAGTCGATACTTCTGATGGTATTAAGATGCTTTCAACCAAAGTGCTATTCGGCTCTAAACCGGAGGATTGGATTGACCATTTCATGCAGATCCGCAAGGGTGTTGTCGCAAAATCAATTAGCTGGCCAAATGAGTTGTTAGATAGCCTGTTCGGTGAGCACAACCACTTTGGTATCAATCACCCAAAGCATCAGGGCGCTGAAGCTGGGAATATCCCGTTAGAGTCAATTGAAAGCTGGGCGTTGAGGTTTGTCCAATGTATCGCGAGCTAA
- a CDS encoding TnsD family Tn7-like transposition protein, producing the protein MRNFPLPYPNELIYSTVARTGTYLGISSPKQLLDEVYGDRKVIATMDLPCHLLAIFKQLKRTGRYSVDELIYQHTLFPLYAPFVSENHRLMALKMMATSSQGAVHLMLGVAASRVKSVNGFRYCAACVQQQLKTHGECFWLRDWYFPGLAVCPCHGPLTLLSENIGDHRHLFLPLQQAIGKTQSCADVGSEQMALACLARELMQLPPRTSPSFEQWTEFYHGLATDLGFSRGKQVLHDQVYDRIRQQFPVRALGEFHLHGPDNESFWLRAVFRKHRKAFSYLEHLIVWAVLLPGMMPAEILNKVRKLGGKVWPALELTGAPAIPTVVDTQKRQAWQRLVLERGTKAARKVESGGALYAWLYRNDRTWLMEFNKQHKLPRDLPGLKVDWHRRELAAIRQLRKLLADTEPLYTGPRFSANYLLGRLPNRSTIEKNLDKLPLVRMYLQRYTETITEYQLRRLANTCFGLYQNPGLLKKWVVLRKAGLSKERLTPDTIRVLKELQLF; encoded by the coding sequence ATGCGCAACTTCCCGCTTCCCTACCCAAATGAGCTCATTTACAGCACAGTAGCTCGGACCGGCACTTATCTGGGTATATCCAGCCCTAAACAATTACTGGATGAGGTTTATGGTGATCGCAAAGTAATTGCCACTATGGATTTACCTTGCCACTTACTAGCTATTTTTAAGCAGTTAAAAAGAACTGGCCGGTATTCTGTTGATGAGCTGATTTATCAGCACACTCTATTCCCTCTGTATGCCCCCTTTGTTTCTGAGAATCACAGGCTAATGGCATTAAAAATGATGGCTACCAGCTCACAGGGCGCTGTCCACCTAATGCTTGGAGTTGCCGCTTCCCGAGTTAAATCGGTGAATGGGTTCCGCTATTGTGCCGCTTGTGTGCAGCAGCAACTAAAGACGCACGGGGAATGCTTCTGGTTACGTGATTGGTATTTTCCTGGTCTTGCTGTCTGTCCTTGCCACGGTCCATTAACTTTGCTATCTGAAAACATAGGCGACCACCGGCATTTATTTTTACCTTTGCAGCAAGCTATCGGCAAAACACAAAGCTGCGCCGACGTAGGTTCAGAACAGATGGCTCTTGCATGCTTAGCTCGTGAGTTGATGCAGTTGCCCCCGAGGACATCACCATCATTTGAGCAGTGGACCGAGTTTTATCATGGTCTGGCTACAGATCTCGGGTTCTCCCGAGGGAAACAAGTTTTGCACGATCAGGTCTACGACCGTATCAGGCAACAATTCCCTGTTCGAGCCCTGGGTGAATTCCATCTACATGGTCCCGACAATGAAAGCTTTTGGCTGAGAGCGGTATTTCGAAAGCATCGCAAGGCCTTTAGTTATCTGGAGCATTTAATTGTATGGGCTGTCTTATTACCGGGAATGATGCCTGCCGAAATTCTCAATAAAGTGCGGAAATTGGGTGGCAAGGTTTGGCCTGCATTAGAGCTTACTGGCGCCCCTGCGATTCCAACAGTTGTCGACACGCAAAAACGCCAAGCCTGGCAGAGATTGGTTCTGGAACGTGGTACTAAAGCTGCCCGAAAGGTTGAATCCGGTGGTGCTCTCTACGCATGGTTATACCGGAATGACAGAACCTGGCTTATGGAATTTAACAAGCAACACAAATTGCCAAGAGATTTGCCGGGTCTTAAAGTCGACTGGCATCGACGAGAGCTGGCCGCGATTAGACAGTTGCGTAAGCTGCTTGCAGATACTGAACCGCTTTATACCGGCCCTAGGTTTTCCGCAAACTACCTTTTAGGTCGCTTACCAAATCGCAGCACGATAGAGAAAAATCTTGATAAATTACCGCTGGTTAGGATGTATTTACAGCGGTACACCGAAACTATTACTGAATATCAGTTAAGGCGATTAGCTAATACTTGTTTTGGGCTTTACCAAAACCCCGGACTATTGAAGAAATGGGTTGTACTGCGTAAAGCGGGATTGAGCAAAGAGCGGCTGACACCAGATACTATAAGGGTTCTGAAAGAATTGCAGTTGTTTTGA
- a CDS encoding AAA family ATPase, which translates to MSATKIDAVYRDADVTAYKGNPFIEALPPLQESVNSAAALRSTSLFEASDLQKPRVVRAHSICRITNDFFQPLGSHMLLSERVSLMIRGGYVGRNPKTGDLQRHLQNGYERVQSGDLSSFRFEEAKSTAQSMLLIGCSGSGKTTSLARILDTYPQVIYHPTMNFEQVVYLKVDCSHNGSLKEICLNFFRALDKALGSNYEKKYGLKRNGIETMLALMAQIANAHAVGLLVIDEIQHLSRAKSGGPEAMLNFFVTMVNTIGVPVMLIGTPKARDIFEIDLRSARRGSGLGAIFWEPMKQGPNGKRNPEWVAFTDNLWKLQLLQSKDLVLTDQLRDLWYDLSQGVMDIVVKLFVLSQLRALALGKERITPGLMQQVYKDELKPVHPMLEALRSGVPEKIAQYSDLMLPEMDKRLIQLQRDIAGMKVETPEELALKQLATDDERRVYLMLKDDYDSSLLVATVRKAFAENPKLTRPQLLPVILNWLSDADNSVEPEQPKIRAKNTKPDQWDTLDWDDLRYISSQQQSATAMHSALGAKGLLFDLNKYVS; encoded by the coding sequence ATGAGCGCAACAAAAATTGATGCCGTCTATCGGGATGCCGATGTCACTGCTTATAAAGGCAATCCGTTTATCGAAGCTTTGCCGCCACTGCAGGAATCTGTAAACAGTGCTGCAGCTCTGCGTTCAACATCACTTTTCGAAGCGTCAGATCTGCAGAAACCAAGAGTTGTTCGCGCCCACAGTATTTGCCGTATCACCAATGACTTTTTCCAGCCGTTGGGCTCGCACATGCTCCTGAGTGAGCGTGTTTCGCTAATGATTCGTGGTGGCTATGTTGGCCGCAATCCTAAAACAGGCGACCTGCAGCGACACTTACAAAATGGCTACGAAAGAGTTCAAAGTGGTGATTTGTCTAGTTTTAGATTTGAAGAGGCGAAATCCACAGCTCAAAGTATGTTGCTTATTGGTTGCTCAGGCAGTGGAAAAACAACATCTTTAGCGCGCATCCTGGACACCTATCCCCAAGTCATTTATCACCCGACTATGAATTTTGAGCAAGTGGTCTATCTGAAAGTGGACTGTTCACACAATGGTTCGCTTAAAGAAATTTGCCTGAACTTTTTCCGGGCGCTGGATAAAGCGTTGGGCTCGAATTATGAGAAAAAATATGGTCTTAAACGCAATGGTATTGAGACCATGCTGGCACTTATGGCTCAGATTGCCAATGCTCATGCGGTAGGCCTACTGGTCATTGATGAGATCCAACATTTAAGCCGGGCGAAATCTGGAGGTCCGGAAGCGATGCTGAATTTTTTCGTGACCATGGTTAATACCATTGGTGTGCCAGTCATGCTGATTGGGACGCCTAAAGCCCGGGATATTTTTGAAATTGATCTCAGATCAGCCCGCCGTGGTTCAGGTTTAGGTGCGATTTTTTGGGAACCGATGAAACAAGGACCCAATGGTAAGCGTAATCCTGAGTGGGTTGCCTTTACCGATAACCTCTGGAAACTTCAGTTATTGCAGAGCAAGGATTTGGTGTTAACCGACCAGTTACGGGACCTTTGGTATGACCTGAGCCAAGGCGTTATGGATATAGTCGTTAAGCTCTTTGTGTTGTCTCAGTTACGAGCCTTAGCTTTGGGTAAAGAGCGGATCACTCCAGGCTTAATGCAGCAGGTTTATAAAGACGAGCTAAAACCTGTTCATCCTATGCTGGAGGCCCTTCGATCTGGCGTTCCGGAAAAAATTGCGCAGTATTCTGATTTGATGCTGCCCGAAATGGATAAGAGACTTATACAGCTGCAAAGGGACATTGCTGGCATGAAGGTCGAAACCCCAGAGGAACTCGCGCTAAAACAGCTGGCAACCGACGACGAACGCAGAGTCTACCTAATGCTCAAAGACGATTATGACTCAAGCTTGCTTGTGGCCACGGTGCGCAAAGCATTTGCTGAGAATCCGAAGCTGACTCGTCCTCAATTGTTACCTGTGATCTTGAATTGGCTGTCAGATGCTGACAATTCAGTTGAACCAGAACAACCGAAAATACGTGCTAAGAATACCAAACCTGATCAGTGGGATACTTTGGATTGGGATGACTTGCGCTACATCAGCTCTCAGCAACAATCCGCAACAGCTATGCACTCGGCTTTGGGCGCTAAGGGTTTGTTATTTGATTTAAATAAATATGTTAGCTGA
- a CDS encoding DDE-type integrase/transposase/recombinase, which translates to MWQINEVLRFDEQPYRILAVHPGELVWIQIDSDKGFPEFILELKLISYLDEGRLLRSTDPYAFLHDEEPEVGSVAFNRREKALAIIQPIIVDELCFETKARARRVTEVEMAGVATKATIYKLLRRFWQRGQKPNALLPDFKNSGAPGKSRAASGTTKVGRSRLYGDGSGIKVTVDVERIFRVSIEKHLLTQKKLQTTVAYRRFRDLFAQYHPEVLPEDFPTLRQFRYFYNREYKKPQRLLESTNPGIYKKDIRPLTSTATAHVLGPGSRYEIDATIADIYLVADDDRSKIIGRPTLYIVIDVFSRMIAGFYIGFDNPSYVVAMQAVAIACTEKVTSCKSLGIDITPDEWPCVGLPDVILADRGEMMSHQVDALIKGFNLRVESAPPRRGDAKGIVESCFRTLQAEFKPYVPGVVTGNRVKKHGERDYRLDAVMTITDFAQIMLKTILFRNNYHVMDKYDRDADLPADIPSIPIHLWNWGMQHRVGNLRHVDSEQLRIALLPRQNVSISQFGANMWGIYYSCPEFLREGWLLRSPDIQRPQKLEAAYDPGSADTIYLFPQPGSRTYWTCTLTDRSRQFRGLTFWQAWELQAQQKHNMANARLDEDAKRRELDAFIKEKTTSAIRATPAIKESDQKRIAQIRGNKKEARETEQLQRAKPANEIKGKVLAPVIPLREAEEDYSFPSYVPDLFGDQDGEPE; encoded by the coding sequence ATGTGGCAAATCAATGAGGTTCTGAGATTTGACGAACAGCCCTATCGTATCTTAGCTGTGCATCCGGGCGAGCTCGTCTGGATCCAAATCGACAGCGATAAGGGGTTCCCTGAATTTATCCTGGAACTGAAGCTTATTTCCTACCTGGATGAAGGCCGGTTGCTTAGAAGTACAGACCCTTACGCATTTCTGCATGATGAAGAGCCCGAAGTTGGGTCTGTTGCATTTAATCGGCGTGAAAAAGCATTGGCCATTATTCAGCCCATTATTGTTGATGAGCTGTGTTTTGAAACTAAAGCCAGAGCGCGACGGGTGACTGAAGTGGAGATGGCTGGTGTAGCAACCAAAGCGACTATTTATAAGCTACTTCGCAGGTTTTGGCAGCGAGGCCAAAAGCCCAATGCTTTATTGCCTGACTTCAAAAACAGTGGAGCCCCGGGGAAATCCAGAGCGGCATCAGGCACAACAAAAGTTGGTCGTAGCCGGTTATACGGCGATGGTTCAGGTATTAAAGTCACTGTCGACGTTGAACGAATATTTCGGGTCAGTATAGAAAAGCACTTATTAACTCAGAAAAAACTTCAAACAACGGTCGCGTATCGTCGTTTCAGAGATTTGTTTGCACAGTACCACCCTGAAGTCTTGCCTGAAGATTTCCCCACGTTACGGCAGTTCCGGTATTTCTATAACCGGGAGTATAAGAAGCCACAGCGGTTACTTGAAAGCACTAACCCCGGCATCTACAAAAAGGATATTCGCCCTTTAACCAGCACAGCCACTGCCCATGTGCTGGGCCCAGGCAGCCGATATGAGATTGACGCAACTATTGCTGATATTTACTTGGTTGCAGATGACGACCGCAGCAAAATTATCGGCAGGCCTACCCTTTACATCGTGATTGATGTGTTCAGCCGAATGATAGCGGGCTTTTACATCGGTTTTGACAACCCTTCCTATGTGGTTGCTATGCAGGCTGTGGCAATTGCGTGTACTGAGAAGGTCACTTCCTGTAAGTCTCTTGGTATAGATATCACTCCGGACGAATGGCCATGTGTTGGTTTGCCTGATGTCATTCTGGCTGACCGCGGTGAAATGATGAGCCATCAGGTGGACGCGCTGATTAAGGGGTTTAATCTGCGGGTCGAAAGTGCACCTCCGAGACGTGGTGACGCCAAGGGGATTGTTGAAAGTTGCTTCCGTACTCTTCAGGCCGAATTTAAACCTTATGTGCCAGGTGTTGTTACTGGTAACAGAGTGAAAAAACACGGAGAGCGGGATTATCGTCTTGATGCTGTAATGACGATCACTGACTTCGCCCAAATAATGCTGAAGACTATTCTTTTCCGAAACAACTACCATGTTATGGATAAGTACGATCGTGATGCAGACCTGCCAGCTGATATCCCTTCAATTCCAATTCATTTATGGAACTGGGGTATGCAGCACAGGGTGGGTAATTTAAGGCATGTTGATTCTGAGCAGTTAAGGATTGCTTTGTTGCCACGGCAAAACGTTAGCATTTCCCAATTTGGCGCAAATATGTGGGGTATCTACTACAGCTGTCCGGAATTTCTTCGAGAAGGATGGCTACTGCGAAGCCCGGATATTCAGCGTCCTCAGAAACTGGAAGCTGCTTACGATCCAGGCTCTGCAGATACCATTTATCTGTTTCCACAACCTGGTAGCCGGACCTATTGGACTTGTACTCTTACTGATCGCAGTCGCCAATTTAGAGGCCTTACATTCTGGCAAGCTTGGGAGCTTCAGGCCCAGCAGAAACATAACATGGCAAATGCCAGACTGGATGAAGATGCGAAACGGCGAGAACTGGATGCTTTTATAAAAGAAAAAACGACCAGTGCTATCCGTGCAACTCCAGCCATCAAAGAATCTGATCAAAAGCGTATTGCACAGATCAGGGGTAATAAAAAAGAGGCACGTGAAACTGAACAACTGCAGCGAGCCAAGCCTGCAAATGAAATAAAAGGCAAAGTGCTTGCACCAGTGATTCCTTTGCGCGAAGCCGAAGAGGATTACAGTTTTCCAAGCTATGTTCCGGACTTGTTTGGTGACCAAGATGGAGAACCTGAATGA
- a CDS encoding TnsA endonuclease N-terminal domain-containing protein, whose product MARAQQSLSETEIARRIKNGRGQGHGQYYKPWFHVQDVPSDGRSHRIYSHKTQRVHHLLSDLELAVFLVLEWSSDITDIREQFPLKRDETRALAAENQLRHPSVRGVDQVMSSDFLVDATAGPDRQFAIQVKLVNELAKPEIIEKLELERRYWQLKQIPWFMVTEKEIDLVIKQNIEWLYPTKNDAAVDPALLAQLPFLSKAFSKAQDSKVIDICKNLDTAYELELGHSLRDVRTLVANGFIKFNINKAFRSVKASELRFCQFEDMEALLHVANQ is encoded by the coding sequence ATGGCTAGAGCGCAGCAATCGCTTTCAGAAACTGAAATTGCCCGTCGTATCAAGAATGGGCGCGGCCAGGGTCATGGACAGTATTATAAACCCTGGTTTCATGTTCAGGATGTCCCTTCAGATGGGCGTTCTCATCGTATTTACTCTCATAAAACGCAGCGGGTTCATCATCTGCTTTCCGATCTGGAATTAGCAGTTTTTCTTGTGCTTGAATGGTCTTCAGACATTACAGATATCAGGGAGCAATTCCCTTTAAAGCGAGATGAAACTCGTGCTCTCGCTGCAGAAAATCAACTGAGACATCCTTCTGTCCGTGGTGTTGACCAGGTTATGTCGTCAGATTTCCTTGTCGACGCTACTGCGGGTCCTGACAGACAATTCGCTATTCAGGTTAAGCTAGTGAATGAGTTAGCCAAGCCTGAGATCATCGAGAAGCTTGAGCTGGAAAGGCGCTACTGGCAGTTAAAGCAAATCCCTTGGTTTATGGTCACCGAAAAAGAAATCGATCTGGTAATAAAGCAGAATATCGAATGGTTATATCCAACAAAGAATGATGCTGCAGTGGATCCGGCTTTGTTAGCTCAGTTGCCTTTCTTATCTAAGGCATTTAGCAAAGCTCAAGACTCGAAGGTCATTGATATTTGTAAGAATCTGGATACCGCATATGAGCTTGAGCTCGGCCACAGCTTACGAGACGTTCGGACTTTGGTCGCCAATGGCTTTATTAAATTTAATATCAATAAGGCGTTTCGTTCTGTGAAGGCCTCAGAGCTTAGGTTTTGTCAGTTTGAAGATATGGAGGCCTTGTTACATGTGGCAAATCAATGA
- the glmS gene encoding glutamine--fructose-6-phosphate transaminase (isomerizing), whose product MCGIVGAVAQRDVAEILVQGLRRLEYRGYDSAGVAVVDSDKQLTRLRRLGKVQELADAVEAAQVAGGTGIAHTRWATHGEPSEINAHPHLSGDITVVHNGIIENHEMLRTMLQERGYVFTSQTDTEVIAHLVEWELRSASSLLEAVQTTVKQLTGAYGTVVMDRNDPSRLVVARSGSPIVIGFGIGENFLASDQLALLNVTRRFMYLEEGDVAEMTRRDVRVFDALGQPVQREIRESNLEHDAADKGHYRHYMQKEIFEQPKALINTMEGRITHDSVVVESIGVHAAEILAKVEHVQIVACGTSYNAGMTARYWFESLAGVSCDVEIASEFRYRKFVTRPNSLLITLSQSGETADTLAALRLAKEKGYMAAMTICNVAGSSLVRESDFAFMTRAGTEIGVASTKAFTTQLVTLLMLVTALGKQQQRIGRELEAEIVHALHQLPKQIETALSFEKQIETLAEDFADKHHTLFLGRGEYYPIAVEASLKLKEISYIHAEAYAAGELKHGPLALIDADMPVVVVAPSNELLEKLKSNIEEVRARGGLLYVFADEVAGFEADETMKIIAMPHVSEIVAPIYYTIPMQLLSYHVALIKGTDVDQPRNLAKAVTVE is encoded by the coding sequence ATGTGTGGAATTGTTGGTGCGGTTGCACAACGCGATGTTGCTGAAATTTTAGTACAAGGCCTACGCCGTCTTGAATACCGCGGTTATGACTCTGCGGGCGTAGCTGTCGTGGATAGCGATAAGCAGCTCACGCGTTTACGCCGTTTGGGTAAAGTACAAGAGTTGGCGGATGCGGTTGAAGCGGCGCAAGTAGCGGGCGGTACAGGTATCGCGCATACCCGTTGGGCAACGCATGGTGAGCCTTCTGAGATCAATGCTCACCCCCATCTTTCTGGTGACATTACGGTGGTACACAACGGCATTATCGAAAATCACGAAATGCTGCGTACTATGCTGCAAGAGCGTGGTTATGTGTTTACTTCACAAACGGATACTGAAGTCATTGCTCATTTAGTGGAGTGGGAATTGCGCAGTGCTTCCTCTTTATTAGAAGCGGTACAAACCACCGTTAAACAGCTTACAGGAGCTTACGGCACTGTGGTGATGGATCGTAACGACCCTTCGCGCTTAGTGGTCGCTCGCTCTGGTAGCCCTATTGTGATTGGTTTTGGCATCGGTGAAAACTTCCTCGCGTCAGACCAACTCGCGCTACTTAACGTCACACGCCGCTTTATGTATCTGGAAGAGGGGGATGTGGCGGAAATGACTCGTCGTGATGTGCGCGTATTTGATGCTCTGGGGCAACCTGTACAACGTGAGATCAGGGAATCCAATCTAGAACATGATGCTGCGGACAAAGGTCACTACCGCCACTATATGCAAAAAGAGATTTTCGAGCAGCCAAAGGCGCTGATCAACACCATGGAAGGGCGTATTACCCATGACAGCGTGGTGGTGGAAAGCATTGGTGTGCACGCGGCAGAGATTTTGGCCAAAGTGGAACATGTACAGATCGTCGCCTGCGGTACCTCTTATAATGCAGGGATGACGGCACGTTACTGGTTTGAATCGTTAGCGGGTGTGAGCTGCGATGTCGAAATCGCGTCTGAATTCCGCTATCGCAAATTTGTCACGCGCCCTAATAGCCTACTGATCACTCTATCTCAGTCTGGTGAAACGGCAGATACCTTAGCCGCGCTACGTTTAGCGAAAGAGAAAGGCTATATGGCGGCGATGACGATTTGTAACGTTGCGGGCTCCTCTCTCGTGCGTGAATCGGATTTCGCCTTTATGACTCGCGCAGGCACTGAGATTGGTGTGGCTTCAACCAAAGCCTTTACCACTCAGCTAGTCACATTGTTGATGCTGGTGACTGCACTTGGTAAGCAGCAACAGCGTATTGGTCGCGAGTTAGAAGCTGAGATCGTACACGCATTGCATCAACTGCCGAAGCAGATTGAAACCGCATTGTCGTTTGAAAAACAGATCGAAACGCTCGCGGAAGACTTTGCCGATAAGCATCACACCCTCTTCTTGGGGCGCGGTGAGTACTACCCGATTGCGGTAGAAGCCTCTCTCAAGCTAAAAGAGATCTCTTACATCCACGCAGAAGCTTATGCGGCGGGCGAGCTAAAGCATGGCCCATTAGCGTTAATCGATGCGGATATGCCAGTGGTTGTGGTTGCACCAAGCAATGAACTGTTAGAAAAGCTTAAATCCAATATTGAAGAAGTGCGTGCGCGCGGTGGTTTATTGTACGTATTTGCCGATGAAGTGGCGGGCTTTGAAGCGGATGAGACGATGAAAATCATTGCGATGCCGCATGTCAGCGAGATTGTGGCTCCGATTTATTACACCATCCCGATGCAACTGCTCTCTTACCATGTGGCTTTAATCAAAGGTACCGATGTTGACCAGCCTCGTAACCTTGCTAAAGCGGTAACTGTCGAGTAA